The DNA region cgtgcaaccgacgctaagccgcagtttgcttcaaaaatttccagtttagaggtttctaacagcccgcgaccacatcaaccttgacacacgaccgttgaaaccctacctccttttcaaactgagcctcgccggggaccacaccgtcaGTTATCATCAATAAATTGTTCTAGAACCACGGGTCCCCTCAGGTCGAAATCGATCGAGAGGCTATTGTTTTATcctaaagtaaaagaaataagtatCTACAAGGGCACTTGGCAAGAAACACATAGACGAAGTGCGAAATTTAGCATAGCCGGCAACTAAGAATAAAGTGAATTCTTACATGGCTGAGCGACTTGTTCTATTGTGACTCACATTCTCGTGCGGACGAAGCCAAATAACAGTTGTCTTGTCGGCAGAATTAAAATAGGTATGTCCAGATAGAACTAAATTGAATACTGTTATAAATCCTTGCCAGGTTTTCCTCTGACTACGAAAATAATCACACACTTGTAAACATTTCCGAAGGCGAATTCGATCGAAACAATAGCCTCTTGATCGATTTCGACCGGAggggacccgtggttctaaaacaatttattgatgataactgacggtgtggtccccggcgaggctcagtttgaaaaggaggtagggtttcaacggtcgtgtgtcaaggttgatgtggtcgcgggctgttagaaacctctaaactggaaatttttgaagcaaactgcggcttagcgtcggttgcacggggaagattgagtttgtagtgaattgaaatgaaactacagtatgtacgttgaaaacctcgaaatgaacaactcgctcaaatgggctcttttcatcaaagtaagcggtcagataacaagcaatacgctgtggaagcgaggtgaggtatttttttttgagaatttgacgtatttttttattccttagagcgctcgtaaatattcttatacaaactcttataattccgccataaccgttattgcgtaagatgatcatctcacagctggagcttgggccgcctgtggtgtAATTCGTAGATTTGTGCACCGGTTTTTGGAGAAATATGTTATGTAACCGCGGCTTGCGGTCCGCGGTTTGTGTATGAATGCTATTCTCGAGATGAAGAGTActgggaacgaggttgagtGAGTCTCTaagagcaccaaaaaaaaaattattgaagatGCCTAAATcttttacaccccaacatcagtatgcatggtCTCCATACTGTTCCATACACATTTTCAAAGGTATTTACATAGAGAATTTTCTTAACAGTcaagatatttccttttgaatcttttgctctttttcttttacaaaaatgcaaacatcagtTACGTAGCGTCCCATCTCAGCTCAtccatcaaaaacaaaaacaaaaaagtcttGCATAcgtagcatgcctatgttttgatCTTacgattatttcctttattcacgtgtaaggagaaatcagatgccaGCCATTCTTAAAAGGATTAACTTGTTTTGTATCTTCTTAGTTGTAGCCTTTTTTCAAGATCTTTTTGCcatatctttttttgttctgtttcatATATTTTCGTAGACAAGCTTTCTTCCTTGGACAACTCTATCATGAAGTCAACCTCTGAAGTTAAAACAGACGATGGCCACTCGGTTGTAAACGGCTCAGCGCAAAAGTACTCTGGGGAATCTACTACACAGAATGGCCATGTATCTGCCAAACAGAATGGTCACGTGCCTGACTTGCAGAATGGTCACGTGCCTGACTTGCAGAATGGTCACGTGCCTGACTTGCAGAATGGTCACGTGCCTGACTTGCAGAATGGTCACGTGCCTGACTTGCAGAATGGTCACGTCGCAGAAACACAGAATGGTTACGTGGCAGAAACACAAAATGATTACGTGGGTCCGTCAGCCTCCGATTCACAGCACGACACTGCTCAGCTGCTCGTTAAAAGGAGAAAAGTAGGAAACCGGGTCCAGGATGCCGAGAGAGTTAGAaccaaaaatgaaattatcaaTTTGTCCCCAGGCCTACCAGGTTTCAGCGCCAATATTATAGGATTCCTCATGTTGCTATGGCCACCAGTCTGTGTTGCCTTCTTCTGGCACGCCTGTCACGCATATCAGTGCTCTCTTGGAGATTTGGGGGGGCAAGTGCTGCACGAGATATCCGCCTGGACCATCATCGTCTTCGCGAGACGAAACATCCCGGAAGTTAGCGCAGGTTCGATAATGTTGTACAGCGCGTGGATGCTTCTGCAAGTGTTTTTGTTCTTGGTACTTCCTGGTCGCATCAGACGTGGAACAGCTACGCCTGCTGGAAACGTACTGACCTATAACTGTAATGGCTTTAGTGCTTGGATTGTGTCTCACGTTCTGTTCTTTATCTTGGTGAAAATGGGCCTGATACAGGCAACGATTATCAGCGACAACTGGGGAGCCTTGATGGTCATTTCCAATGTGTTTGGCTTCAGCTTGGCCCTCTTCTCCTACGTCAAAGCGCATTATTTTCCGAGTCATCCGGAAGATCGGTGTTTCAGTGGATCGTGTTTCTACGACTTCTTTATGGGTATCGAGCACAACCCCAGGATTGGTCCTTTtgatttcaagttgtttttcaacGGAAGGCCTGGAATTGTGGCCTGGACATTGATCAACCTGTCATTCGCTGCCAAGCAGTACAAGGACTTTGGTTACGTTAGTAACACAATGATTCTCGTCAACCTATTGCACGCTACTTATGTTGTTGACTTCTTCCTCAACGAATCCTGGTATCTGCGCACTATCGACATCGCCCACGACCACTTTGGCTTCTACTTGGCTTGGGGAGACACAGTCTGGCTTCCCTTCATGTATACTCTACAAAGTGTTTACCTGGCCCGAAATCCAGTGAACCTGCCCTGGTGGGGATGTGCAGCCACCCTCTTAATGGGTTTGACGGGTTACTTGATCTTCCGATCTGTCAATCACCAAAAAGATTACTTCCGGGTGGAGATGAAGACGAATGGTAAATGTACTATCTGGGGCAAACCTGCTCGGTACATTTTAGCACCTTATGCTACCACCGACTCCAAGCAACAAGTCTCTTTCCTTCTGGCTTCTGGTTGGTGGGGACTCTCCCGCCATTTCAATTACGTCGGCGACTTGCTAAACGCGTTGTCGTACTGCTTAGCGTGTGGGTTTGGTCACGTGTTGCCGTATTTCTATATTGTTTTCATGTTGTGCCTTCTGATTCACCGTTCGTACCGTGACGACGTAAGATGCAGGCAGAAGTATGGCGTGCACTGGGAGAAGTACTGTGAAATAGTACCCTACAGGATCATTCCGTACgtgttttgaaaaaagttgaaaatgccAGTAGCTGCACCTATATATTTGCTTTTTTcgcagaaaaacaaatttgccaTCAAACGACATGATACAAATTTGCCACTAATGAACAACAGGGGAGCATAGGGTCAAAC from Pocillopora verrucosa isolate sample1 chromosome 1, ASM3666991v2, whole genome shotgun sequence includes:
- the LOC131786153 gene encoding 7-dehydrocholesterol reductase isoform X2, with the protein product MKSTSEVKTDDGHSVVNGSAQKYSGESTTQNGHVSAKQNGHVPDLQNGHVPDLQNGHVAETQNGYVAETQNDYVGPSASDSQHDTAQLLVKRRKVGNRVQDAERVRTKNEIINLSPGLPGFSANIIGFLMLLWPPVCVAFFWHACHAYQCSLGDLGGQVLHEISAWTIIVFARRNIPEVSAGSIMLYSAWMLLQVFLFLVLPGRIRRGTATPAGNVLTYNCNGFSAWIVSHVLFFILVKMGLIQATIISDNWGALMVISNVFGFSLALFSYVKAHYFPSHPEDRCFSGSCFYDFFMGIEHNPRIGPFDFKLFFNGRPGIVAWTLINLSFAAKQYKDFGYVSNTMILVNLLHATYVVDFFLNESWYLRTIDIAHDHFGFYLAWGDTVWLPFMYTLQSVYLARNPVNLPWWGCAATLLMGLTGYLIFRSVNHQKDYFRVEMKTNGKCTIWGKPARYILAPYATTDSKQQVSFLLASGWWGLSRHFNYVGDLLNALSYCLACGFGHVLPYFYIVFMLCLLIHRSYRDDVRCRQKYGVHWEKYCEIVPYRIIPYVF
- the LOC131786153 gene encoding 7-dehydrocholesterol reductase isoform X1, producing MKSTSEVKTDDGHSVVNGSAQKYSGESTTQNGHVSAKQNGHVPDLQNGHVPDLQNGHVPDLQNGHVPDLQNGHVPDLQNGHVAETQNGYVAETQNDYVGPSASDSQHDTAQLLVKRRKVGNRVQDAERVRTKNEIINLSPGLPGFSANIIGFLMLLWPPVCVAFFWHACHAYQCSLGDLGGQVLHEISAWTIIVFARRNIPEVSAGSIMLYSAWMLLQVFLFLVLPGRIRRGTATPAGNVLTYNCNGFSAWIVSHVLFFILVKMGLIQATIISDNWGALMVISNVFGFSLALFSYVKAHYFPSHPEDRCFSGSCFYDFFMGIEHNPRIGPFDFKLFFNGRPGIVAWTLINLSFAAKQYKDFGYVSNTMILVNLLHATYVVDFFLNESWYLRTIDIAHDHFGFYLAWGDTVWLPFMYTLQSVYLARNPVNLPWWGCAATLLMGLTGYLIFRSVNHQKDYFRVEMKTNGKCTIWGKPARYILAPYATTDSKQQVSFLLASGWWGLSRHFNYVGDLLNALSYCLACGFGHVLPYFYIVFMLCLLIHRSYRDDVRCRQKYGVHWEKYCEIVPYRIIPYVF